In Massilia forsythiae, one DNA window encodes the following:
- the gspL gene encoding type II secretion system protein GspL codes for MTTLYIRHPARADGEHALSRFALVNDGGVIEQQGEGPLRNLGDLVGTSRRVVLLLAGADVNLLSVQAPPLSGARLKAALPGLVEEHILGDPAESVLVAAPEQPDGARPIAVVERDWLEGIVRALLAQGARAVAALPAQLCLPLQPGSVGAAVDGAGLTLRQGLFQGFGLALEATPAVVLQNARAFGGDAPLVLYVPRAQLGEYQALLQEDGGAAVTLEADDWAHWISGSKSTALDLVSGLGAAGSPARDWRRWRWPLRLALLAVAVNLIGLNLDWLRLRRESIAVRQSMNQTFRQVYPNQTAILDPVLQMRQNIAGARANSGEVAPDEFTYLAAAFGEAARNGPRQPGIASIEYRERALSVKVKPETVDPGLTAQLRTALGARHLSLEEATPGTWVIRSTGVKP; via the coding sequence TTGACTACACTGTATATCCGGCACCCGGCCAGGGCCGACGGCGAGCATGCGCTGAGCCGCTTCGCCCTGGTGAACGACGGCGGCGTCATCGAGCAGCAGGGGGAAGGCCCGCTACGCAACCTGGGCGACCTGGTCGGCACCAGCCGGCGCGTGGTATTGCTGCTGGCCGGCGCCGACGTCAACCTGCTGTCGGTGCAGGCGCCGCCGCTGTCGGGCGCGCGCTTGAAGGCGGCGTTGCCGGGGCTGGTCGAGGAACACATCCTGGGCGACCCGGCCGAATCGGTGCTGGTGGCCGCGCCCGAGCAGCCGGACGGGGCGCGTCCCATCGCCGTGGTCGAGCGCGACTGGCTGGAAGGCATCGTGCGCGCGCTGCTGGCGCAGGGCGCGCGCGCGGTGGCCGCGCTGCCCGCGCAACTGTGCCTGCCGCTGCAGCCGGGCAGCGTCGGCGCCGCCGTCGACGGCGCCGGGCTGACCCTGCGCCAGGGCCTGTTCCAGGGTTTCGGCCTGGCGCTGGAAGCCACGCCGGCGGTGGTATTGCAGAACGCGCGCGCCTTCGGCGGCGATGCGCCGCTGGTGCTGTACGTGCCGCGCGCACAGCTGGGGGAGTACCAGGCGCTGCTGCAGGAAGACGGCGGCGCCGCGGTCACGCTGGAAGCCGACGATTGGGCGCACTGGATTTCCGGCTCGAAGAGCACCGCGCTCGACCTGGTGAGCGGCCTGGGCGCGGCCGGCAGTCCGGCGCGCGACTGGCGCCGCTGGCGCTGGCCGCTGCGCCTGGCGCTGCTGGCGGTGGCCGTCAACCTGATCGGCCTGAACCTCGACTGGCTGCGCCTGCGGCGCGAATCGATCGCGGTGCGCCAGTCGATGAACCAGACCTTCCGGCAAGTCTATCCGAACCAGACCGCGATCCTCGACCCGGTGCTGCAGATGCGCCAGAACATCGCCGGCGCGCGCGCCAACAGCGGCGAGGTGGCGCCGGACGAGTTCACCTACCTGGCGGCGGCCTTCGGCGAAGCGGCGCGCAACGGCCCGCGCCAACCCGGCATTGCGTCAATCGAATACCGCGAACGCGCCCTGTCGGTCAAAGTCAAACCCGAAACGGTCGACCCCGGTCTGACCGCGCAACTGCGCACGGCCCTGGGTGCGCGCCATCTGAGCCTGGAAGAAGCCACGCCCGGCACCTGGGTCATCCGCAGCACGGGAGTCAAGCCATGA
- the gspK gene encoding type II secretion system minor pseudopilin GspK has translation MKRRLLPVRRERGVAVITALLLTTLAVSIVASLFWQQQVQVRSLENQRLHLQTKWILRGALDWSTLVLDSMAQSSPYISLDQPWATPLADTRLDQYIERERVQGENFDASLSGGITDACSRYNLRNLADPTTGPDTKQIDIFRNLLRNVNIPDTLAAKVAAYVDAAQPPVATTNPNDGNGGTTATSRISTVSGKPMQLLQVDDLLAIQGFTPELVERLRPFVIVLPQRGTKVNVNTAPPEVLAALVQNMSVSEASALVVRRKQAPWNDYGKFTSQLNGHTMMPSVEADVTSNWFLVSSRIRLDRAALDAEALLQRGAGVGPGNRTHVVWIRQN, from the coding sequence ATGAAAAGGCGTTTACTTCCCGTGCGCCGCGAGCGCGGCGTGGCCGTCATCACCGCGCTGCTGCTGACCACGCTGGCGGTATCGATCGTGGCCAGCCTGTTCTGGCAGCAGCAGGTGCAGGTGCGCTCGCTGGAAAACCAGCGGCTGCACCTGCAGACCAAGTGGATCCTGCGCGGCGCGCTCGACTGGTCGACGCTGGTGCTCGATTCCATGGCGCAGAGCTCGCCCTATATCAGCCTGGACCAGCCTTGGGCCACGCCGCTGGCGGACACGCGCCTGGACCAGTACATCGAGCGCGAGCGGGTGCAGGGCGAGAATTTCGATGCCAGCCTGTCCGGCGGCATCACAGATGCGTGCTCGCGCTACAACCTGCGCAACTTGGCCGATCCCACTACCGGCCCTGATACCAAGCAAATCGATATTTTCAGGAATTTATTGCGCAATGTGAACATACCCGACACACTGGCGGCCAAGGTGGCCGCCTATGTCGATGCCGCCCAGCCGCCGGTGGCGACGACCAACCCGAACGACGGCAATGGCGGCACGACCGCCACCTCCAGGATCAGTACCGTCAGCGGCAAGCCGATGCAACTGCTGCAGGTTGACGACCTGTTGGCGATCCAGGGTTTTACGCCGGAACTGGTCGAGCGCCTGCGCCCGTTCGTGATCGTGCTGCCGCAGCGCGGTACGAAGGTCAACGTGAACACGGCACCACCGGAAGTGCTGGCGGCGCTGGTGCAGAACATGTCGGTATCGGAGGCGAGCGCGCTGGTGGTGCGGCGCAAGCAGGCGCCATGGAACGATTACGGGAAATTCACTAGCCAATTGAACGGGCATACGATGATGCCGAGTGTGGAAGCAGACGTGACCAGCAACTGGTTCCTGGTCAGCAGCCGCATCCGCCTGGACCGGGCCGCGCTGGACGCCGAGGCGCTGCTGCAGCGCGGGGCCGGGGTGGGGCCGGGCAACCGCACCCACGTGGTATGGATCCGCCAGAACTAA
- a CDS encoding GspH/FimT family pseudopilin: protein MNRPPGTATSAAARRDTAGFTLVEIMVVMVIIGITVGMVSLNVIPSPRQDLQDEARRLSLLLQLARDEAIVRNRPVTFEANGERYRFLVRNETRWEPLPGDDMLRERPFRNAPVSLLLEPSSAGTANPLRITFGREPVDKPFLLTLASGNYHVAVRADGVGHFTVE, encoded by the coding sequence ATGAACCGTCCGCCCGGCACTGCCACTTCTGCCGCTGCACGGCGCGACACCGCCGGCTTCACGCTGGTGGAGATCATGGTCGTCATGGTCATCATCGGCATCACGGTGGGCATGGTGTCGCTCAACGTGATCCCGAGCCCGCGCCAGGACCTGCAGGACGAGGCGCGCCGTTTATCTCTGCTGCTGCAGCTGGCGCGCGACGAAGCCATCGTGCGCAACCGGCCGGTCACCTTCGAGGCCAATGGCGAGCGCTATCGTTTCCTGGTGCGCAACGAAACCCGCTGGGAACCGCTTCCGGGCGACGACATGCTGCGCGAACGTCCTTTCCGCAACGCGCCCGTGAGCCTGCTGCTGGAACCGTCCAGCGCCGGCACCGCCAATCCGCTGCGCATCACCTTCGGCCGCGAACCGGTCGACAAGCCGTTCCTGCTGACCCTGGCCAGCGGCAATTACCACGTCGCCGTGCGCGCCGACGGCGTCGGCCACTTCACGGTCGAATGA
- the gspN gene encoding type II secretion system protein N yields the protein MKRLLAWGTLVVLAVLLTILAFLPAAWLAPLVERQTGGRLTLGDAQGTLWRGSAFIGGAPGEGGAVTPLLPGRFTWRLSPLVLAGSVSVDLANAQALAQPVHVGGSWSQWQVSAGELLLPAEGLSGLGAPLNTLAPSGVIRLSWNLLDIARQGPAVAVSGRTVLSMTDMGSRMSPIKPLGSYEMAMDWRGQQADLTLRTVRGALVLTGSGALENGRLRFAGQASAADGYEDTLGNLLNLLGQRRMVNGKNIIALEFR from the coding sequence ATGAAGCGTTTATTGGCGTGGGGCACGCTGGTCGTGCTGGCGGTGCTGCTGACCATTCTCGCCTTCCTGCCGGCGGCCTGGCTGGCGCCGCTGGTCGAACGGCAGACCGGCGGCCGTTTGACTCTGGGGGATGCGCAGGGTACGCTGTGGCGCGGCTCAGCCTTTATCGGCGGTGCGCCGGGAGAAGGCGGCGCAGTTACGCCGCTGCTGCCGGGACGGTTCACCTGGCGCCTGTCGCCGCTGGTACTGGCCGGGTCGGTGAGCGTCGACCTGGCCAACGCGCAAGCCCTGGCGCAGCCGGTGCACGTCGGCGGCAGCTGGTCGCAATGGCAGGTCAGCGCCGGCGAACTGCTGCTGCCGGCCGAAGGCTTGTCCGGCCTGGGCGCGCCGCTCAACACGCTGGCGCCGTCGGGCGTCATCCGCCTGTCGTGGAACCTGCTCGACATCGCGCGCCAGGGCCCCGCAGTGGCGGTGAGCGGGCGTACGGTGCTGTCGATGACCGACATGGGTTCGCGCATGAGCCCGATCAAACCGCTGGGCAGCTACGAGATGGCGATGGATTGGCGCGGCCAGCAGGCCGACCTGACCCTGCGCACGGTACGCGGCGCCCTGGTGCTGACCGGTAGTGGAGCACTGGAAAATGGCCGCCTGCGCTTCGCGGGCCAGGCGTCGGCGGCCGACGGATACGAAGACACGCTGGGCAACCTGCTCAACCTGCTGGGCCAGCGCCGAATGGTGAACGGCAAGAACATAATCGCACTCGAGTTCAGATGA
- a CDS encoding S41 family peptidase, producing the protein MGNKLKSIGLIGIGMVAGAAATVQLSALAQQGAGAPGAAAPLPLDELRQLADVYGLIKSDYVEKVDDKKLLSEAIAGMVSSLDPHSVYLDQKDFAEMRESVQGKFVGVGVEVAMEDGYVKIVSPIEDTPAYRAGIKAGDLITRIDNVPVKGLSLDEAIKRMRGEPHSKVLLTIARRGADVPWVVPVAREEIRVASVKGKIIEPGYAWLRVSQFQEETLDEMVAKIQELYGKNPDIKGLVLDLRNDPGGLLPSAIGVSAAFLPQNEVIVSTKGQLPDSNATFYGRREFYATRAGADPLARLPAALKKVPMVVLVNTGSASASEIVAGALQDYKRAIVMGSQTFGKGSVQTLRQLSADTAVKLTTARYYTPKGRSIQALGIVPDLKVDETLQGDGLNALRVREADLDRHLDNEADKSAPSAKVAAKNAERRDELEEEQRALAMLKDSPPLEFGGKDDFQLAQAINHFKGLPVHLAKADPDQDKPAPARLPGEEQKPPELKGPPKK; encoded by the coding sequence ATGGGCAATAAACTCAAGAGCATCGGCCTGATCGGCATCGGCATGGTCGCCGGCGCCGCCGCCACCGTGCAGTTGTCCGCGCTCGCGCAGCAGGGCGCCGGCGCGCCGGGCGCCGCTGCGCCGCTGCCCCTGGACGAACTGCGCCAGCTGGCCGACGTGTATGGCTTGATCAAGAGCGACTACGTGGAAAAGGTCGACGACAAGAAATTGCTGTCGGAAGCCATTGCCGGCATGGTGTCCTCGCTCGACCCGCATTCGGTCTACCTGGACCAGAAGGATTTCGCCGAGATGCGCGAGTCGGTGCAGGGCAAATTCGTCGGCGTCGGGGTGGAAGTCGCGATGGAAGACGGCTACGTCAAGATCGTCTCGCCGATCGAGGACACGCCCGCCTATCGCGCCGGCATCAAGGCGGGCGACCTGATCACGCGCATCGACAACGTTCCCGTCAAGGGCTTGTCGCTGGACGAGGCGATCAAGCGCATGCGCGGCGAACCGCACAGCAAGGTGTTGCTGACCATCGCCCGCCGCGGCGCCGACGTACCCTGGGTGGTGCCGGTGGCGCGCGAGGAAATCCGCGTGGCCAGCGTGAAGGGCAAGATCATCGAGCCCGGCTATGCCTGGCTGCGCGTCAGCCAGTTTCAGGAAGAAACCCTGGACGAGATGGTGGCCAAGATCCAGGAACTGTATGGCAAGAACCCCGACATCAAGGGCCTGGTGCTGGACTTGCGCAACGACCCCGGCGGCCTGCTGCCGAGTGCGATCGGCGTCTCCGCCGCCTTTTTGCCGCAGAACGAGGTGATCGTATCGACCAAGGGGCAATTGCCGGACTCGAACGCCACCTTCTATGGCCGGCGCGAATTCTATGCGACCCGTGCCGGCGCCGATCCGCTGGCCAGGCTGCCGGCCGCGCTGAAAAAGGTGCCGATGGTGGTGCTGGTGAACACCGGTTCGGCTTCGGCCTCCGAAATCGTCGCCGGCGCGCTGCAAGATTACAAGCGCGCCATCGTGATGGGCAGCCAGACCTTCGGCAAGGGGTCGGTGCAGACGCTGCGCCAGTTGAGCGCCGACACTGCCGTGAAACTGACCACGGCGCGCTACTACACGCCGAAGGGGCGCTCGATCCAGGCGCTGGGCATCGTGCCCGACCTGAAGGTCGACGAAACCCTGCAAGGCGACGGCTTGAACGCGCTGCGCGTGCGCGAGGCCGACCTCGACCGTCACCTGGACAACGAGGCCGATAAGAGCGCACCGAGCGCCAAGGTCGCGGCCAAGAATGCCGAGCGGCGCGACGAGCTGGAAGAGGAACAGCGCGCGCTGGCCATGCTGAAGGACAGCCCGCCGCTCGAATTCGGCGGCAAGGACGATTTCCAGTTGGCGCAGGCGATCAACCACTTCAAGGGCTTGCCGGTGCACCTGGCCAAGGCCGACCCGGACCAGGACAAGCCGGCGCCCGCCCGGTTGCCGGGCGAAGAGCAGAAACCGCCGGAACTCAAGGGACCGCCGAAGAAGTGA
- the gspI gene encoding type II secretion system minor pseudopilin GspI: MRRIFHSRRRPCRARQRGFTLLEVLVALVIVGTALGAGLRAVGSLSANSAGLRTSMMATWSAENRLIQIRLANEFPEVGKRSFDCPQGDLKLVCQEEVLVSPNPRLRRVEVSVFDIENPNRRIVKLIQLVLRKT, from the coding sequence ATGCGCCGCATTTTTCATAGTCGTCGCCGCCCTTGCCGCGCCCGCCAGCGCGGCTTCACCCTGCTCGAAGTGCTGGTGGCGCTGGTCATCGTCGGCACCGCGCTCGGCGCCGGCCTGCGCGCGGTTGGCAGCCTGAGCGCCAACAGCGCCGGCCTGCGCACGTCGATGATGGCCACCTGGTCGGCCGAGAACCGCCTGATCCAGATCCGCCTGGCCAACGAATTCCCGGAAGTCGGCAAGCGCAGCTTCGATTGCCCGCAGGGCGACCTGAAGCTGGTGTGCCAGGAAGAAGTGCTGGTCAGCCCGAACCCGCGCCTGCGCCGGGTCGAGGTATCCGTGTTCGACATCGAGAATCCGAACCGGCGCATCGTCAAGCTGATCCAGCTGGTGTTGAGGAAAACCTGA
- a CDS encoding HesA/MoeB/ThiF family protein, which produces MNDQQLLRYSRHILLDEVGIEGQQRWLHARALLIGAGGLGSPAALYLAAAGIGRITLVDNDEVDLTNLQRQVMHATARIGQPKVASGREALLQINPEIDVAALRERAGPARLAELVREADVVLDCSDNFATRHAVNRACVAAGVPLVAGAVIRFDGQLSVFDMRDPASPCYACLFPEDSRFEDAACSSMGVFAPLVGVVGAMQAAEAMKLLAGIGQSLAGRLLMLDGRAMAWTEMKVARNPCCPVCAARAAP; this is translated from the coding sequence ATGAACGACCAGCAATTGCTGCGCTATTCGCGCCACATCCTGCTCGACGAAGTCGGCATCGAAGGCCAGCAGCGCTGGCTGCATGCGCGCGCGCTGCTGATCGGCGCCGGCGGGCTGGGTTCGCCGGCCGCGCTGTACCTGGCCGCCGCCGGTATCGGGCGCATCACGCTGGTCGACAACGACGAGGTCGACCTCACCAACCTGCAGCGCCAGGTGATGCACGCCACGGCGCGCATCGGCCAGCCCAAGGTCGCGTCCGGGCGCGAGGCGCTGTTGCAGATCAATCCCGAGATCGACGTGGCCGCCTTGCGCGAGCGCGCCGGACCTGCACGTCTTGCGGAACTCGTGCGTGAGGCCGATGTCGTACTCGACTGCAGCGACAATTTCGCCACCCGCCACGCCGTCAACCGCGCCTGCGTCGCGGCCGGCGTGCCGCTGGTGGCCGGCGCCGTGATCCGTTTCGACGGCCAATTATCCGTGTTCGACATGCGCGATCCCGCTTCGCCCTGCTACGCCTGCCTGTTCCCCGAAGACAGCCGCTTCGAGGACGCCGCCTGCAGCAGCATGGGCGTGTTCGCGCCGCTGGTCGGCGTGGTTGGCGCCATGCAGGCGGCCGAGGCGATGAAACTGCTGGCCGGTATCGGCCAGTCGCTGGCGGGACGCTTGCTGATGCTCGATGGCCGCGCGATGGCGTGGACCGAGATGAAAGTGGCGCGCAATCCCTGCTGTCCGGTGTGCGCCGCACGCGCCGCCCCCTGA
- the gspM gene encoding type II secretion system protein GspM, translating into MSLATTIAQYRERANALWLARTEQERRFLAVGGAVVLLAILYLLLVDPAVEGRTQLRRQLPQLRQQAAELQALAQEAASLAHAPASQVAPLTRESVSSSLTGRGLNPQSLSVSGDYIKLQLNNVPFSGLTAWLDEQRRANRVLAQDVVVNALPTAGQVDASLTLRQNTGAPR; encoded by the coding sequence ATGAGCCTCGCCACCACCATCGCCCAGTACCGCGAGCGCGCCAACGCGCTGTGGCTCGCGCGCACCGAGCAGGAGCGCCGCTTCCTGGCCGTCGGCGGCGCCGTCGTGCTGCTGGCCATCCTGTACCTGCTGCTGGTCGACCCGGCCGTCGAGGGCCGCACCCAGCTGCGCCGCCAGCTGCCGCAGCTGCGCCAGCAGGCCGCCGAGCTGCAGGCCCTGGCGCAGGAAGCGGCCAGCCTGGCGCACGCCCCTGCCAGCCAGGTGGCGCCGCTCACGCGCGAATCGGTCAGCAGCAGCCTGACGGGCCGCGGCCTGAATCCGCAATCCTTGTCCGTCAGCGGCGACTACATCAAGCTGCAGTTGAACAACGTGCCGTTCTCGGGGCTCACTGCCTGGCTCGACGAGCAGCGCCGCGCCAACCGCGTGCTGGCGCAGGACGTCGTGGTCAATGCGTTGCCGACCGCCGGCCAGGTCGACGCCAGCCTGACGCTGCGCCAGAACACCGGCGCGCCCCGATGA
- the gspG gene encoding type II secretion system major pseudopilin GspG, translating to MKQQRQRGFTLVEIMVVVVIIGILGALVVPKLLGRTGESRVAAAKVDINTLKAALNLYKLDNQRYPTTEQGLTALTQKPTSGPAANGWKEGGYIERLPKDPWGNAYQYLSPGLHGEFDIFSLGADGQPGGTGEDADIGSWDTTK from the coding sequence ATGAAGCAGCAGCGTCAACGCGGTTTCACCCTGGTCGAGATCATGGTCGTCGTGGTCATCATCGGCATTCTCGGCGCACTGGTCGTGCCGAAGCTGCTGGGCCGCACCGGCGAGTCGCGCGTGGCCGCCGCCAAGGTCGACATCAATACCCTGAAGGCCGCGCTCAACCTGTACAAGCTGGACAACCAGCGCTATCCGACCACCGAGCAGGGCCTGACGGCGCTGACGCAGAAGCCGACCAGCGGCCCGGCCGCCAACGGCTGGAAGGAAGGCGGCTACATCGAGCGCCTGCCGAAAGACCCGTGGGGCAATGCCTACCAATACCTGTCGCCCGGCTTGCACGGCGAATTCGACATCTTCTCGCTCGGCGCCGACGGCCAGCCCGGCGGCACCGGCGAAGATGCGGACATCGGTTCCTGGGATACCACCAAGTAA
- a CDS encoding PulJ/GspJ family protein has protein sequence MRPVPEQRGFTLVELLVAISILAIVAVLGWRGLDGIMRARGTLTDQMEVTRGMQLAFAQLQSDCEHIADSDVLVQRPRLLIGTDRITLVRDVFVENQPAQLQVVAYRIINGTVVRRETGATRDLAQLDALWQNAVTDADTGGAITLQGGVTGMQVLVWQGGGWRQAVSTVSSTGIQPGQAAGNTQSLEATGLQVALLQVGQKVPLSKFFLLGSQ, from the coding sequence ATGCGCCCCGTTCCAGAACAACGCGGTTTTACCCTGGTCGAGCTGCTGGTGGCGATCAGCATCCTGGCCATCGTCGCCGTGCTCGGCTGGCGCGGGCTGGACGGCATCATGCGCGCCCGCGGCACGCTGACCGACCAGATGGAAGTCACGCGCGGCATGCAGCTGGCCTTCGCCCAACTGCAGAGCGATTGCGAGCACATCGCCGACAGCGACGTGCTGGTCCAGCGGCCGCGCCTGCTGATCGGCACCGACCGCATCACCCTGGTGCGCGACGTGTTCGTCGAAAACCAGCCGGCGCAATTGCAGGTGGTGGCCTACCGCATCATCAACGGCACCGTGGTGCGGCGCGAAACCGGCGCCACGCGCGACCTGGCGCAGCTCGACGCGCTGTGGCAGAACGCCGTCACCGATGCCGACACCGGCGGCGCCATCACGCTGCAGGGCGGCGTGACCGGCATGCAGGTGCTGGTCTGGCAGGGCGGCGGCTGGCGCCAGGCGGTGAGCACTGTCAGCAGTACCGGAATACAGCCGGGGCAAGCGGCCGGCAACACGCAATCGCTGGAAGCGACCGGCCTGCAGGTGGCGCTGCTGCAGGTGGGTCAGAAGGTCCCCTTGAGCAAATTCTTCCTGCTGGGTTCGCAATGA
- the gspD gene encoding type II secretion system secretin GspD → MMKNTHAVSHPRKRQLPALRRIVAGAMLCCTVATAIPPLPALAQDGSGAALNFVNADMESVIKAVGHYTGMTFVIDPRVKGTLTLVSEKTLSKAQAFQLLTSALRLQGYAVVTADGYAKVVPEAEAKLQSSPTQVGSGASRVRGDQVATQVYRLQHESAANLTAVLRPLISPNNSIMADPGNNSLVITDYADNLRRLSRIIAALDAPSTGDLDVVPIRNGIASDVATLVTRLMEPSPGGDSGRVTVLADARTNSVVVRAPSAARANMAKSLIAKLDQPTSELGNIHVVYLKNADASKVAQTLRAVVSQDASAVAVQQQGTAGGSIQSGTTGTGTNTGGLNSNNQQSSIGAGGTGGTFAQQSQATSGGAGGGQGSGFIQADASTNSLIITAPDALYRNLRAVIDQLDVRRAQVYIEALVVEVNAAKASQFGVQWVGLSGSDTSNYRVGGLQSFGSGTSNIVNLAVAASSGISSTSSAISSSTLPSGLSIGLFRQINGALGLGAVASALETDGDTNILSTPNIITLDNELATIKVGQNIPILTGSFTTASSGSSNPFQTIDRKDIGLLLKVRPQISEGGTIKLSIYHENSGIDNSVASTSGIVTTVRAIENNIIADDGQIIVLGGLISDDENHNEERVRGLGDIPVIGNLFKYRTRTRNKRNLMVFLRPVVVRSKEQNNSLSMDRYDYMRAAGQQAQPVDNSVLVRNLGAPVLPALTNGQPPVDNGLMANVPPPAPVAARPGQATGAGARQPARPQADGGYRPGQAGSPAPAQNVPTVIAPSGNEYRPATPVQQN, encoded by the coding sequence ATGATGAAAAATACCCACGCAGTTTCCCATCCCCGCAAGCGGCAACTGCCGGCGTTGCGCCGTATCGTGGCCGGCGCCATGCTGTGCTGCACGGTCGCCACCGCCATCCCGCCGCTGCCCGCGCTGGCCCAGGACGGCAGCGGCGCCGCGCTGAATTTCGTCAATGCCGACATGGAATCGGTGATCAAGGCGGTCGGCCACTACACAGGCATGACCTTCGTGATCGACCCGCGCGTAAAAGGCACGCTGACGCTGGTGTCCGAAAAGACCCTGAGCAAGGCCCAGGCCTTCCAGCTGCTGACCTCGGCGCTGCGCCTGCAAGGGTATGCGGTGGTCACCGCCGACGGCTACGCCAAGGTGGTGCCGGAGGCGGAAGCCAAGCTGCAATCGTCGCCGACCCAGGTCGGCAGCGGCGCTTCGCGCGTGCGCGGCGACCAGGTCGCCACCCAGGTGTACCGCCTGCAGCACGAATCCGCGGCCAACCTCACCGCCGTGCTGCGTCCGCTGATCTCGCCCAACAACTCGATCATGGCCGATCCGGGCAACAACAGCCTGGTGATCACCGACTACGCCGACAACCTGCGCCGCCTGTCGCGCATCATCGCCGCGCTCGACGCGCCGTCGACCGGCGACCTCGACGTGGTGCCGATCCGCAACGGCATCGCCAGCGACGTGGCGACCCTGGTCACGCGCCTGATGGAGCCGAGCCCGGGCGGCGATTCCGGCCGCGTCACGGTGCTGGCCGATGCCCGCACCAATTCGGTGGTGGTGCGCGCGCCCTCGGCCGCGCGCGCCAACATGGCGAAGAGCCTGATCGCCAAGCTGGACCAGCCGACCTCGGAGCTCGGCAATATCCACGTGGTGTACCTGAAGAACGCCGACGCCAGCAAGGTCGCGCAGACGCTGCGCGCGGTGGTGTCGCAGGACGCCTCGGCGGTGGCGGTGCAGCAGCAGGGCACCGCCGGCGGCTCGATCCAGTCCGGCACCACGGGCACCGGCACCAATACGGGCGGCCTGAACAGCAACAACCAGCAGAGCAGCATCGGCGCCGGCGGCACCGGCGGCACCTTCGCCCAGCAGAGCCAGGCCACGTCCGGCGGCGCCGGCGGCGGCCAGGGTTCCGGCTTCATCCAGGCCGACGCTTCCACCAACAGCCTGATCATCACCGCGCCGGATGCGCTGTACCGCAACCTGCGCGCCGTCATCGACCAGCTCGACGTGCGCCGTGCCCAGGTCTACATCGAGGCCCTGGTGGTCGAGGTCAACGCCGCCAAGGCGTCCCAGTTCGGCGTGCAGTGGGTGGGCCTGTCCGGCAGCGATACCAGCAACTACCGCGTCGGCGGCCTGCAATCGTTCGGCAGCGGCACCAGCAACATCGTCAACCTGGCGGTGGCGGCGAGTTCCGGGATCAGCAGCACCAGCAGCGCGATCAGCTCGTCGACCCTGCCGAGCGGCCTGTCGATCGGCCTGTTCCGCCAGATCAACGGCGCGCTCGGCCTGGGCGCGGTCGCCAGCGCGCTGGAAACCGACGGCGACACCAACATCCTGTCGACGCCGAACATCATCACGCTCGACAACGAGCTGGCGACCATCAAGGTCGGCCAGAACATCCCGATCCTGACCGGTTCCTTCACCACGGCATCGAGCGGTTCCAGCAACCCGTTCCAGACCATCGACCGCAAGGACATCGGCCTGCTGCTGAAAGTGCGCCCGCAGATTTCCGAAGGGGGTACGATCAAGCTGTCGATCTACCACGAGAACTCGGGCATCGACAATTCGGTCGCCTCGACCTCGGGCATCGTCACCACGGTGCGCGCGATCGAGAACAACATCATCGCCGACGACGGCCAGATCATCGTGCTGGGCGGCCTGATCTCGGACGACGAGAACCACAACGAAGAGCGCGTGCGCGGCCTGGGCGACATCCCGGTGATCGGCAACCTGTTCAAGTACCGCACGCGCACCCGCAACAAGCGCAACCTGATGGTATTCCTGCGTCCGGTGGTGGTGCGCAGCAAAGAGCAGAACAACAGCCTGTCGATGGACCGCTACGACTACATGCGCGCCGCCGGCCAGCAGGCCCAGCCGGTCGACAACAGCGTGCTGGTACGCAACCTGGGCGCGCCGGTGCTGCCGGCGCTGACCAACGGCCAGCCGCCGGTGGACAACGGGCTCATGGCGAACGTCCCGCCGCCGGCGCCGGTGGCGGCGCGTCCGGGCCAGGCCACCGGCGCCGGCGCGCGCCAGCCGGCGCGCCCGCAAGCCGACGGCGGCTACCGTCCGGGGCAGGCGGGCAGCCCGGCGCCGGCCCAGAACGTGCCGACGGTCATCGCGCCGAGCGGCAACGAATACCGCCCGGCCACGCCGGTCCAGCAGAATTGA